The following proteins come from a genomic window of Eulemur rufifrons isolate Redbay chromosome 24, OSU_ERuf_1, whole genome shotgun sequence:
- the LOC138375073 gene encoding chromobox protein homolog 3-like yields the protein MASNKTTLQKLGKKRTGKSKKVEEAEPEEFVMEKVLERRAVNGKVGHFLQGKHFLILKKPVKKKMVQKENLYLTVNLMIANQRRKESLLTNKEAFPEVLILKE from the exons ATGGCCTCCAATAAAACTACCTTGCAAAAACTGGGAAAGAAACGGACTGGGAAGAGCAAAAAGGTTGAAGAGGCAGAGCCTGAAGAATTTGTGATGGAAAAAGTACTGGAGCGACGTGCAGTAAATGGGAAAGTGGGGCATTTCCTGCAGGGGAAG CATTTCTTAATTCTCAAAAAGCCGGTAAAGAAAAAGAtggtacaaaaagaaaatctttatctgACAGTGAATCTGATGATAgcaaatcaaagaagaaaagagagtctGTTGACAAACAAAGAGGCTTTCCCTGAGGTCTTGATCCTGAAAGAATAA